In a genomic window of Sarcophilus harrisii chromosome 4, mSarHar1.11, whole genome shotgun sequence:
- the LOC100920045 gene encoding LOW QUALITY PROTEIN: signal transducer and activator of transcription 5A (The sequence of the model RefSeq protein was modified relative to this genomic sequence to represent the inferred CDS: inserted 2 bases in 2 codons), with product MAGWIQAQQLQGDALRQMQVLYGQHFPIEVRHYLAQWIESQAWNSIDLDNPQDSVQAAQLLEGLIQELQKKAEHQVGEDGFLLKIKLGHYATQLQSTYDRCPMELVRCIRHILYNEQRLVREATNVSFPPRGNLADAMSXKHLQINQTFEELAGHQDTREAAKKLQQTQEFXIQYQESLRTRVRPRAQFSQLSQLSPQERLTRETALQQKQVSLEAWLQREAQTLQQYRVELAEKHQKTLQLLRKQQTVILDDELIQWKRRQQLAGNGGPPEGSLDVLQSWCEKLAEIIWQNRQQIRRAEHLCQQLPIPGPVEEMLTELNATITDIISALVTSTFIIEKQPPQVLKTQTKFAATVRLLVGGKLNVHMNPPQVKATIISEQQAKSLLKNENTRNECSGEILNNCCVMEYHQATGTLSAHFRNMSLKRIKRADRRGAESVTEEKFTVLFESQFSIGGNELVFQVKTLSLPVVVIVHGSQDHNATATVLWDNAFAEPGRVPFAVPDKVLWPQLCEALNMKFKAEVQSNRGLTKENLVFLAQKLFNSSSNNMEDYNSMAISWSQFNRENLPGWNYTFWQWFDGVMDVLRKHHKPHWNDGAILGFVNKQQAHDLLINKPDGTFLLRFSDSEIGGITIAWKFDSPDRNLWNLKPFTTKDFSIRSLADRLGDLNYLNYVFPDRPKDEVFSKYYTPVLGKAVDGYVKPQIKQVVPEFASASSDSSGAGATFMDQAPSPAVCSQSHYNVYPQNPDSVLDPDAEFDLDETMDVARHVEELLSRPIDSQWIPHSHSQS from the exons ATGGCAGGATGGATCCAAGCGCAGCAACTTCAAGGAGATGCTCTGCGCCAGATGCAGGTCCTCTACGGACAGCACTTCCCCATTGAAGTCCGCCACTATTTGGCCCAGTGGATTGAGAGCCAGGCCTG GAATTCCATTGACCTGGATAACCCCCAGGACAGTGTCCAAGCGGCCCAGCTCCTAGAGGGCCTGATCCAGGAGCTGCAGAAGAAGGCTGAGCACCAAGTGGGGGAAGATGGGTTTCTACTGAAGATCAAGCTAGGCCACTATGCGACTCAGCTGCAG AGCACTTATGACCGCTGCCCCATGGAGTTGGTCCGATGCATCCGGCACATCTTATACAACGAACAGAGACTAGTCCGAGAAGCTACCAACGTGAGT TTTCCCCCGCGTGGAAACCTGGCCGACGCCATGT AGAAGCACCTGCAGATCAACCAGACCTTTGAGGAGCTTGCTGGTCACCAGGACACAAGAGAAGCAGCGAAGAAGCTGCAGCAGACTCAGGAGT TCATCCAGTACCAGGAGAGCCTCCGAACCAGGGTGAGGCCACGGG CTCAGTTTTCCCAGCTGTCACAGCTGAGTCCCCAGGAGCGCTTGACAAGGGAGACAGCCCTTCAGCAGAAGCAGGTGTCCCTGGAGGCCTGGCTGCAGCGGGAAGCCCAGACTCTCCAGCAGTACCGGGTG GAGCTGGCAGAGAAACACCAGAAGACCCTCCAGCTGCTCCGGAAGCAGCAAACTGTCATTCTGGATGATGAGCTGATCCAGTGGAAGAGAAGGCAGCAACTGGCTGGGAATGGAGGGCCCCCGGAGGGCAGCCTGGATGTGCTGCAGTCTTG GTGCGAGAAGCTAGCGGAGATCATCTGGCAGAACCGGCAGCAGATCCGGAGGGCTGAGCATCTCTGCCAACAGCTGCCCATTCCTGGCCCCGTGGAGGAGATGCTGACGGAGCTCAATGCCACCATCACAGACATCATCTCTGCCCTGGTGACCAG CACCTTCATCATCGAGAAGCAGCCCCCGCAGGTCCTGAAGACGCAGACCAAGTTTGCAGCCACAGTGCGACTGCTGGTAGGAGGGAAGTTGAATGTGCACATGAACCCCCCCCAAGTGAAGGCCACCATCATCAGCGAGCAGCAGGCCAAGTCTTTGCTGAAGAACGAGAACACACGAAA TGAGTGCAGTGGGGAGATTCTGAACAATTGCTGCGTGATGGAGTATCACCAGGCAACGGGCACCCTCAGCGCCCACTTCCGGAACATG TCCCTGAAGAGGATTAAGAGGGCGGACAGACGGGGTGCAGAGTCAGTGACAGAGGAGAAATTCACAGTCCTGTTCGAATCTCAGTTCAGCATTGGGGGAAATGAGCTCGTGTTTCAAGTTAAG ACCCTGTCTCTTCCAGTGGTGGTCATTGTTCATGGAAGCCAGGACCACAATGCAACAGCCACGGTGCTATGGGACAATGCATTTGCTGAGCCC GGCCGGGTGCCGTTTGCTGTGCCTGACAAAGTGCTGTGGCCCCAACTGTGTGAGGCTCTCAATATGAAGTTCAAGGCAGAAGTCCAGAGCAACCGAGGCCTGACAAAGGAAAACTTAGTGTTCCTGGCTCAAAAGCTGttcaacagcagcagcaacaatatgGAGGATTACAACAGCATGGCCATCTCCTGGTCCCAGTTCAACAGG GAGAACCTCCCAGGCTGGAATTACACATTCTGGCAGTGGTTTGATGGGGTGATGGACGTGCTGAGGAAACATCACAAGCCCCATTGGAATGATGG GGCCATCCTGGGTTTCGTGAACAAGCAGCAGGCCCATGACCTGCTTATCAACAAACCTGATGGAACTTTCCTGCTGCGATTCAGTGACTCTGAAATTGGGGGAATCACCATTGCCTGGAAGTTTGACTCCC CGGATCGGAACCTGTGGAACCTGAAGCCATTCACAACAAAGGATTTTTCCATCCGATCCCTGGCTGATCGCCTGGGAGACCTGAATTATCTCAACTATGTGTTCCCAGATCGACCCAAGGATGAAGTTTTCTCCAAGTATTACACTCCTGTGCTTG GAAAAGCCGTGGATGGATATGTGAAACCACAGATCAAGCAAGTCGTTCCAGA GTTTGCCAGTGCATCTTCAGACTCTTCGGGGGCCGGCGCCACCTTCATGGATCAGGCCCCATCCCCAGCCGTGTGCTCCCAGTCTCACTATAACGTGTACCCCCAGAA CCCTGACTCTGTCCTTGACCCTGATGCGGAGTTTGACCTCGATGAAACCATGGACGTAGCGAGACACGTTGAGGAGCTTTTAAGCCGACCAATCGACAGTCAATGGATCCCTCACAGCCACAGCCAGTCGTGA